The Actinomycetota bacterium genome contains the following window.
CACATGAAAATCTTTGCGGTCATCTCGGCGATTCTTCTTTCTGTGTCTATAGGGGCAATCGTCGTCAGGGGCCTTACTTTCGGAGTGGAGTTTCGGGGCGGGACGGTAATCAACATCGGGACAGATACCGACCTGAGCTACGCTGAGGTCAGGGACGCTTTCGCCCAAGCTGGCCTTGTAGAGCCCGTGATCCAGTCTGTCCAGGAGGGCGGATTCATCGTCAGATCAGGGGAGACTGATCCCGATGAGGCCAACCGCATCTTCGTCGAGGCTGCAGGGATACTGGGAATCGATAGCGCCGCAGGCAACGTCACAACTATCGGTCCGGGCTGGGGTGAGAGTATCACCAACGCAGCCCTGATGGCGCTGGTGCTATCGATTGTCGCGCTGTTACTCTACATGTCGGTGCGATTCGAGTACAAGATGTCGGTGTGCGCCGTCATCGCCTTGCTGCATGACGTTGTGATCGTCGTGGGCATCTATGCTCTTGCAGGCAGGGAGATCACGCCCAACACGATCGCCGCTCTGCTGACGATCACGGGATACTCGCTCTACGATACGGTCGTGGTGTTCCACCGCATGAAGGAGAACTCCGCTGCCTTGGTCAACACCACTTTCACTGCGATGGCGAACCGTTCAATCAACCAAGTGTTGGTGCGAACCATCAACACCTCACTGACCTCGCTCGTCCCCATCATCGCCCTGCTGCTCTTCGGCGGGGAGACGTTGATGGACTTCGCCTTTGCCATCACTGTGGGTCTGCTGGTCAGCACTTACTCGTCGATAGGCGTTGCAAGCCCCATCTATGTACTTTGGAAGGAACGCGAGCCCAAATTCCAGGCGTTGGCCAAGAGGCAGGCTGGAGCCGCGTAGCCTTCTGCATATTACGAGCGATTTCGAAGTGCCGAGCCTCGGGTGCGGCCTTCGCGGGTGGGACCTATGACCGAAGTGACAATCGAACAGCGCGGGCACTGCTGTGGGCATGGCCGATGGGGCGTCCGGAGAGTGGAGCCTGGTCCCGCCGAGGCGCTGGCGCGCGAGACCGGTTTTTCGCTGGTCTTCTGCCGCATCATGGTTGGCCGCGGTATCACCGATGCGGCCGCCGCCCGCGCATTCATCGAGCCGTCGCTTGATCGTGACTGGCTCGACCCGCACGTGATTCCGGGTATGCGCGCGGGGGCCGAGAGGGTCGCTGCCGCGATTAGGGCCCGTGAGCGCATCGTGGTCTTCGGGGACTTCGACCTCGATGGCATCTCTTCGGCGGCTTTGATGGCTCGCGGACTTTCGGCGATGGGCGCAGATGTCGAGGCAATCATCCCGGACAGGTTCGCCGAAGGTTACGGGCTCTCGGTTGCCGCGATGGATCGTGCTCTTGCGCTTGGTCCGAAGCTGCTCATTACCGTCGACTGCGGTGTCTCCTCCAGAGCCGAGGTCGCCCAGCTGTTGGGCGCCGGGGTGGACGTGGTGGTCACCGATCACCATGAGCCCGGGGAGGGTCTGCCGGTCGGGATACCCGTTGTGAACCCCAAGCTTGACCCCAACTGCCCCTCCTTCTCGCTTGCCGGTGCGGGTGTCGCGCTCAAGTTCGTGCAGGCCGTTGGCGACGCGGTCGGCTCGCCCGATGTCTGGCGTTCGCTCACAGATCTTGCAGCGCTGGGCACGATCGCCGACATCGTCCCGCTGATTGGCGAGAATCGAGCGCTGGTCGCGGATGGCCTCGCGCGCATCGCAGCGGCTCCGCGAGCGGGCATCGCCGCGCTAGCAGAGGTAGCGGGTGTCTCGGCGAGTGGATTGCGCTCCCAGGATGTCGCCTTCGGTCTAGCGCCGCGACTCAACGCCGCCGGCCGTATGGGAAGCCCGGACATCGCGCTAGACCTGATGATGGTCGATGACGCTCCGACCGCCGAGAAGCTGGCATCCGCGCTCGATGAGCAGAATCGCAACCGCCAAATCGTCGAGCAGAAGATGAGCGAAGAGGCCCTCCAGCTCGCCGAGCAGAGCATCCGCAGCGGCGATCGCGCCCTGGTGCTCGCACGCGAGGGTTGGCACGAGGGCGTGAAGGGGATCGTCGCATCCAGGTTGGCCACCAGGTTCGGCTTGCCGTGCATCCTATTCGTCATCCGCGACGGGCTCGCCCTGGGCTCGGGTCGCTCGGCTGGCAGCGTCGACCTCTACGCTGCGGTCGAGGCGTGCTCCTCACACCTGGTGCGCTTCGGCGGGCACCATGCGGCAGTCGGGGTGACCCTGGCGGTGGAGGAGCTCGAACCCTTCCGGGAATCGCTACGTGCACATCTCGCGACCCTGCCTGCCGATGAGTTCGTCGCCGAGCGGCTATGTGACGTCGCGGTCTCCCTCGATGATGTTTCGGTCGAGTTGGGGACGGAGCTCGCGTTGATGGAGCCGTTCGGACACGGGAATCCGGCGCCTCTGTTTGAGGCGAGCAGCGTCTTCATGACCTCCCGCCAACGAGTGGGTAAGGATTCGAACCACCTTCGCTTCACCGCATTCGACGGCACGAACGGTGTCGGCGCCATCGCATTCCGCTGCCGAGACATCGAGCAGGCCGCCGACATGGAGACGCCGGTCGATCTTGCCTTCGAGCTCAGCGTCGACACGTGGCGCGGCAACCGCCGGGCACAGCTGATGGTTCGCGATTTCGCGACCCTCGAAGTCGAGGAGGACGCACCCGCGGCAGAGCTCGTCGAAGAGCTATTCGCGCGCGCGGATGCGATCGTCGCTCGCGAGGAGTACTCGGGAATCACAGACGCCGAGTCGTTCCACACCAAGCTCGTCGGAGTGACTTTCGAAGGCAGACAGGACGTTATCTCTCGGTTGAAGTCGGGCGACGCACTCGCGATGAGACGCCAACCCGAGAATCCCTATGACGCCAATGCGATCGCGCTCTTCGAACACCGTGGCGCACAGGTTGGCTTCCTCAACCGCCGTCTGGCCCAGGCCCTTGCACCTGCACTCGATGCCGGTGTCGCCTACGACGTCGAGGTCACAGATGTGACCGGCGGCGTCGACGCACGCTCCTGGGGCGTCAATGTGCGCATCAGCCGGCGAGGCGATGCCATCGACCCGGTGAGCGAGACTTCCAAGGCTGAGATCCGCGAAGAGCTTGCGCAACTGTCGCCCGAGGCCCTTGAGCGCACGATCATCACGCGCCTCATCGGCGACAGGGCGCTTCTGGAGACCCAGGGCAAGGCCCTCGAGGTGCTTGCAGCAGGCAGGCGCTGCCTTACGGTGATGGCCACCGGCCGAGGCAAGTCCCTGATCTTCCACGCCCACGCCGCCAGGCTCGCACTTAAG
Protein-coding sequences here:
- the recJ gene encoding single-stranded-DNA-specific exonuclease RecJ; translation: MEPGPAEALARETGFSLVFCRIMVGRGITDAAAARAFIEPSLDRDWLDPHVIPGMRAGAERVAAAIRARERIVVFGDFDLDGISSAALMARGLSAMGADVEAIIPDRFAEGYGLSVAAMDRALALGPKLLITVDCGVSSRAEVAQLLGAGVDVVVTDHHEPGEGLPVGIPVVNPKLDPNCPSFSLAGAGVALKFVQAVGDAVGSPDVWRSLTDLAALGTIADIVPLIGENRALVADGLARIAAAPRAGIAALAEVAGVSASGLRSQDVAFGLAPRLNAAGRMGSPDIALDLMMVDDAPTAEKLASALDEQNRNRQIVEQKMSEEALQLAEQSIRSGDRALVLAREGWHEGVKGIVASRLATRFGLPCILFVIRDGLALGSGRSAGSVDLYAAVEACSSHLVRFGGHHAAVGVTLAVEELEPFRESLRAHLATLPADEFVAERLCDVAVSLDDVSVELGTELALMEPFGHGNPAPLFEASSVFMTSRQRVGKDSNHLRFTAFDGTNGVGAIAFRCRDIEQAADMETPVDLAFELSVDTWRGNRRAQLMVRDFATLEVEEDAPAAELVEELFARADAIVAREEYSGITDAESFHTKLVGVTFEGRQDVISRLKSGDALAMRRQPENPYDANAIALFEHRGAQVGFLNRRLAQALAPALDAGVAYDVEVTDVTGGVDARSWGVNVRISRRGDAIDPVSETSKAEIREELAQLSPEALERTIITRLIGDRALLETQGKALEVLAAGRRCLTVMATGRGKSLIFHAHAARLALKESKASVFVFPLRALVADQHFHLAEMFLEFGLTVKVLTGESSSAQRDEIFAGLAEGEVSVVLTTPEFFEHNSARFAATERIGFVVVDEAHHVGRAKAGHRPAYARLGEAIASLGDGVGVFACTATASAEIASIIEESLGIDVVLEDPAVRDNLGLEDRRGIKDKEGSLLAIALSGGKTIVYSNSRDQTVRIARMLRKRIPALASRVVFYNGGLGRQARHAVEQAFRNGDLSIVVATSAFGEGVNIPDIRNVVLYHLPFNEIEFNQMSGRAGRDGAPSAVHLLFGAGDGRINDLVLSTQAPAREDMAALYLTLKDIQGSNGEGFEVTNAELAELISRQAGRDFTDKAVSVGLSVFRELGLLRSEGHGPYRRLTVVLPPPGKMELAESVRYSEGLEEIAEFREFRTWALGATAEDLLARFNRPILPSTTPTTGQETCQRP
- the secF gene encoding protein translocase subunit SecF, whose amino-acid sequence is MPKIDFLGHMKIFAVISAILLSVSIGAIVVRGLTFGVEFRGGTVINIGTDTDLSYAEVRDAFAQAGLVEPVIQSVQEGGFIVRSGETDPDEANRIFVEAAGILGIDSAAGNVTTIGPGWGESITNAALMALVLSIVALLLYMSVRFEYKMSVCAVIALLHDVVIVVGIYALAGREITPNTIAALLTITGYSLYDTVVVFHRMKENSAALVNTTFTAMANRSINQVLVRTINTSLTSLVPIIALLLFGGETLMDFAFAITVGLLVSTYSSIGVASPIYVLWKEREPKFQALAKRQAGAA